From the Exiguobacterium aurantiacum genome, one window contains:
- the secG gene encoding preprotein translocase subunit SecG — protein MQTIATISLLVVAVLLIVVVLLMSGRSQGLGAIAGGAEQLFGRQKARGFDAVLNRTAAVLGTLFFILGLLVASL, from the coding sequence ATGCAAACGATCGCTACAATCAGCCTGCTCGTCGTGGCTGTTTTATTGATTGTCGTCGTACTGCTCATGTCAGGTCGGTCGCAAGGTCTTGGGGCGATTGCAGGTGGCGCGGAGCAGTTGTTCGGCCGCCAGAAAGCGCGCGGCTTCGACGCTGTTTTGAACCGAACTGCAGCTGTACTAGGCACGTTGTTTTTCATTTTAGGATTACTAGTCGCATCATTATGA
- the smpB gene encoding SsrA-binding protein SmpB, whose protein sequence is MAKKKDSNALAQNRKASFDYAIEDTIEAGMVLTGTEIKSVRQSKINIADAYVRFDGGEATLHNCHISPFEQGNRFNHEPLRVRKLLLHKKQINQLIGAQGRDGYTIIPLKVYLKNGFAKCLLGIGRGKKKYDKRDDLKKKDAKRDVDRALRDRQKY, encoded by the coding sequence ATGGCCAAGAAGAAAGATTCGAACGCACTCGCGCAAAACCGAAAAGCGTCTTTCGATTATGCGATCGAAGATACGATTGAAGCCGGCATGGTGTTGACGGGGACCGAGATTAAATCGGTGCGCCAGTCAAAAATCAATATCGCCGACGCGTACGTCCGCTTTGACGGTGGCGAGGCGACGCTTCATAACTGTCATATTAGCCCGTTCGAGCAAGGGAACCGGTTCAACCACGAACCGCTCCGTGTCCGAAAGCTATTGTTGCACAAGAAGCAAATCAATCAGCTCATCGGCGCGCAAGGGCGTGACGGGTATACGATCATCCCGCTCAAAGTGTATCTGAAGAACGGCTTCGCCAAATGTCTCCTCGGCATCGGGCGCGGGAAGAAGAAGTATGACAAGCGCGACGACTTGAAGAAGAAAGATGCGAAGCGCGACGTCGACCGGGCGCTCCGGGACCGGCAAAAATACTGA
- a CDS encoding glycosyltransferase, with amino-acid sequence MKSVCMFVWNHFTNDARVLRECSALAEAGYEVDLIALQDPKNPSLPKEEMRPEGFRVIRVKRQPSILVNGMKMASQVKKWIFAKKTRKIGAGLVGAGLVILAPLTMIGLGAAAGAILLPPVRKQIVNASAMLEMVFTSTKKSYDFYHANDLNTLPQALIAGKIVNKGKIVYDSHEVQTDRTGYGYIQSNLEGWLLPYVDSMMVENHTRAAHNEELYGFYPYVLHNYPFYRPLDFTLRKDLHALLDLPKDEKILLYQGGIQAGRGLEQLILAVKDFKEGTLVMIGDGKLKPVIKQMIEDEGVSDRVKMIDKVPVEALPYYTMNAYLGFQVLNNVCFNHYSASSNKLFEYLMAEVPVVSCDFPEIERVVAGNDVGVVVDSHDPKSIAEGVNRLLDDLALYARVKENTKTAREQYNWDLEKEALLNVYTNVVERKLPIMKDGAPKPAQQ; translated from the coding sequence ATGAAATCAGTATGTATGTTTGTATGGAATCACTTTACGAATGACGCGCGCGTCTTGCGCGAATGCTCGGCACTTGCCGAGGCGGGATATGAAGTCGATTTGATCGCGCTCCAAGACCCGAAAAACCCGTCGCTCCCGAAAGAAGAGATGCGTCCGGAAGGATTCCGCGTCATCCGTGTCAAACGTCAACCGTCGATCTTGGTGAACGGCATGAAAATGGCGAGCCAAGTGAAAAAGTGGATTTTTGCGAAAAAAACACGCAAAATCGGTGCGGGACTCGTCGGTGCGGGACTTGTCATCCTCGCACCGCTCACAATGATTGGACTCGGCGCGGCAGCAGGAGCGATCCTTCTCCCGCCGGTCCGTAAGCAAATCGTCAACGCGAGCGCGATGCTCGAGATGGTGTTCACTTCGACGAAGAAGTCGTACGATTTCTATCACGCCAACGACTTGAACACGCTCCCACAAGCTTTGATTGCCGGGAAAATCGTCAACAAAGGCAAGATCGTCTACGATTCGCATGAAGTCCAGACGGACCGGACCGGTTACGGCTACATCCAAAGTAACCTCGAAGGCTGGCTCTTGCCGTACGTCGACTCGATGATGGTCGAGAACCACACGCGCGCGGCGCACAACGAGGAGCTATACGGCTTCTACCCGTACGTGCTCCACAACTATCCGTTCTATCGTCCGCTCGACTTTACGCTCCGCAAAGACTTGCATGCACTCCTCGACTTGCCGAAAGATGAGAAAATCCTCTTGTACCAAGGTGGCATTCAAGCCGGCCGCGGACTCGAGCAGCTCATCCTCGCCGTCAAGGACTTCAAAGAAGGCACGCTCGTCATGATCGGGGACGGGAAACTCAAGCCGGTGATTAAACAGATGATCGAGGACGAAGGCGTCAGCGACCGTGTCAAGATGATTGACAAAGTACCGGTCGAGGCGTTACCGTACTATACGATGAACGCATATCTTGGTTTCCAAGTGTTGAACAACGTCTGCTTCAACCACTACTCGGCGTCATCGAACAAGCTGTTCGAATATTTGATGGCCGAAGTACCGGTCGTCTCATGTGACTTCCCGGAAATCGAACGGGTCGTCGCCGGGAACGACGTCGGTGTCGTCGTCGACTCGCACGATCCGAAATCGATCGCCGAAGGCGTCAACCGCCTGCTTGACGATCTAGCACTCTACGCCCGTGTCAAAGAGAACACGAAGACGGCGCGTGAGCAATATAACTGGGATTTGGAAAAAGAGGCACTCTTGAACGTCTACACGAACGTCGTGGAGCGCAAGTTGCCGATTATGAAAGACGGTGCGCCAAAGCCAGCTCAACAGTAA
- a CDS encoding glycosyltransferase family 4 protein has product MLMVCQNYYPEIGSAGNRMQNITHLMKERGYEVEVITAAPSYPNFNLYKDDRFWNDKALNNQSFIKRLITKKRKHTSNMVSRLALFLEQMIKGVAAVQKLDSKPDVVFATTPSFFMAFVGVYAKRKYGVPFILDVRDLWPESVKGVGVFKHDWMLAPAFWFEKRLYKSADAIIINSEGFRSYLRQRGVDNEMIHYMPNSIRESERNLERTVPEDDRMEILYAGNMGLAQDVSLLLELAERFRDEPRVHFKLIGYGYRKNELKETIKARGFKNFLFLEAMPRTEAFQAIKNADVAFVSLIEQEVFDTVIPGKLIDYMAVGKPIVAAVSGHAANVIESAEVGYVSRKRDINEIEHMLRKLLERPELREKYGVNGIRYVKDNLCWENNIHVLEDVIEKVTMEETR; this is encoded by the coding sequence ATGTTAATGGTCTGTCAAAATTATTATCCGGAGATCGGCAGTGCCGGTAACCGGATGCAAAATATTACGCATCTCATGAAAGAACGCGGCTACGAGGTGGAGGTCATCACGGCCGCCCCGTCGTATCCGAACTTCAACTTGTACAAAGACGACCGCTTCTGGAACGACAAGGCGCTCAACAACCAGTCGTTCATCAAGCGTCTCATCACGAAGAAACGCAAGCATACGTCGAACATGGTGAGCCGGCTCGCTTTGTTTTTGGAACAGATGATTAAAGGCGTCGCTGCCGTCCAAAAGCTCGACTCGAAACCGGATGTCGTCTTTGCGACGACCCCGTCTTTTTTTATGGCGTTCGTCGGTGTGTATGCGAAACGCAAGTACGGCGTCCCGTTCATCCTGGACGTCCGTGACCTGTGGCCGGAGTCGGTGAAAGGCGTCGGTGTGTTCAAACACGATTGGATGCTCGCCCCGGCGTTCTGGTTCGAGAAGCGTCTCTACAAGTCGGCCGATGCAATCATCATCAACTCGGAAGGGTTCCGCAGCTATCTTCGCCAGCGCGGTGTCGACAACGAGATGATCCACTACATGCCGAACTCGATTCGTGAGAGCGAGCGCAACCTCGAGCGGACCGTCCCTGAGGACGACCGGATGGAGATTCTATACGCTGGGAACATGGGCCTCGCCCAAGACGTGTCGCTCTTGCTTGAACTCGCGGAGCGGTTCCGTGACGAGCCGCGTGTCCATTTCAAATTGATTGGCTATGGGTACCGCAAGAACGAGTTGAAGGAGACGATTAAAGCTCGCGGCTTCAAGAACTTCCTTTTCCTCGAGGCGATGCCACGGACGGAGGCGTTCCAAGCCATCAAGAACGCGGACGTCGCGTTCGTCAGCTTGATTGAGCAAGAAGTGTTCGATACGGTCATCCCGGGCAAACTGATTGATTACATGGCGGTCGGTAAACCGATCGTCGCGGCGGTGTCAGGCCATGCGGCGAATGTCATCGAATCGGCCGAGGTCGGTTACGTGTCACGGAAGCGTGACATCAACGAAATCGAGCACATGCTCCGTAAACTGCTCGAACGTCCCGAGTTGCGTGAGAAATACGGCGTGAACGGGATCCGTTATGTGAAAGACAATTTGTGTTGGGAAAACAACATCCACGTCCTCGAAGACGTGATAGAAAAAGTAACGATGGAGGAAACACGATGA
- a CDS encoding alcohol dehydrogenase — MGKYQLDTKSKVAAAKYQDGKKPAVSNKKDKINQIRESYLQKQKDKQQSVE, encoded by the coding sequence ATGGGGAAATATCAATTAGATACGAAAAGTAAAGTGGCGGCTGCCAAGTATCAAGACGGTAAAAAACCAGCTGTATCGAATAAAAAAGATAAGATCAATCAGATTCGAGAATCATATTTGCAGAAGCAAAAAGATAAGCAACAATCTGTGGAATGA
- a CDS encoding ATP-dependent nuclease, with product MILSRLNLYDFRKFNSVGSKPGISILFNENLNIIIGENDSGKTAIIDALKLLLGTSSDDYEKIRLEDFYRNDDGLFVEKFVIEGIFSKLNEKEAGIFLEWLSFNASKEYELRVVMEVERKTSENGNEYFDKRLMAGEKNCELRFNGNARAILKATYLKPLRDANIELKSGVKSRLANILKAHILFKEEGATQLTNIMEEANEKIEGFFETEYSPGKSITNDIENILKNFYDETDKNKAKSTFSISRGDLTSILRKLSLDNEELNLGLGNQNLLFMATEFLLLNEIVDDRNIIGPHLILIEEIEAHLHTQAQIRLVKYLEDTFIKGEISRQLILTTHSSDLVASINPESILMIHKNTCYPMSREYTSLDSEDYKFLERFLDATKSNLFFAKGIIFVEGESEMLLLPTLAEIIGLPLHKYGVSVVNVHGTSFERYLKLFSRSEVWNELFDNRSIEMPISIITDLDVKPYVYYETNPKDIFSIKTFERLNQMCSTLEIVPDDFLMEDLEIEFSTLNQLAKNYNFKVPVDKKEELETILKLQITEEFIRQTIDSKRTSISEKYSVYNSNHQIFITPEWTLEYSIAKSKLFIELFTSIHNLRYQKPFEGKYLKIFNDYKEHLESLEGINDFTALEIFSPVLNKLVSKAELAQNFSLLILQKFKDEKEDMKTKLLEDHYFFYLVSAILHATKKSIDDIRVIDSSEEGSKQ from the coding sequence ATGATTTTAAGTCGATTAAATTTATATGATTTTAGAAAGTTTAATTCTGTAGGTAGCAAACCTGGTATTTCAATATTGTTTAATGAAAATCTTAATATTATTATTGGTGAAAATGATTCAGGTAAAACCGCCATTATTGATGCTCTAAAACTATTGCTTGGAACTTCAAGTGATGATTACGAAAAAATTAGGTTAGAAGATTTTTATCGAAATGATGATGGTTTATTTGTTGAAAAATTCGTTATTGAAGGAATTTTTTCGAAATTAAACGAAAAGGAAGCAGGTATATTTTTAGAATGGCTCTCTTTTAATGCCTCTAAAGAATATGAATTAAGAGTCGTAATGGAGGTGGAGAGAAAAACTAGTGAAAATGGAAATGAGTATTTTGATAAAAGATTAATGGCTGGAGAAAAAAACTGTGAATTAAGATTTAATGGAAATGCCAGAGCTATCTTAAAAGCCACTTATTTAAAACCCTTAAGAGATGCAAATATAGAGTTGAAATCAGGTGTGAAATCTAGGCTCGCAAATATCTTGAAAGCTCATATTTTATTTAAGGAAGAGGGCGCAACTCAGTTAACTAATATTATGGAAGAAGCAAATGAAAAAATTGAAGGTTTCTTTGAAACTGAATATTCTCCAGGAAAATCAATAACAAATGATATTGAAAACATTTTAAAAAATTTTTATGATGAAACAGACAAAAACAAAGCTAAATCTACATTTAGTATTTCTAGAGGAGATTTGACATCAATCCTAAGAAAATTAAGTTTAGACAACGAAGAACTCAATCTAGGATTAGGGAATCAAAATCTTTTATTTATGGCTACAGAATTTTTACTATTGAATGAAATTGTAGATGACAGAAATATAATAGGGCCTCATTTAATTTTAATTGAGGAGATAGAAGCTCACTTGCATACTCAAGCACAAATAAGATTAGTTAAGTACTTAGAGGACACATTTATAAAAGGAGAAATCTCAAGACAATTAATTCTTACCACGCATAGCTCAGATTTAGTTGCATCGATTAATCCTGAGAGTATCTTAATGATTCACAAAAATACGTGTTATCCGATGAGTAGAGAATATACTAGTCTAGACAGTGAAGACTATAAATTCTTAGAGCGTTTTTTAGATGCGACAAAAAGCAATTTATTTTTTGCCAAAGGCATAATATTCGTAGAAGGTGAGTCTGAGATGTTACTTCTGCCTACTTTAGCAGAAATCATAGGTCTACCTTTACATAAATATGGTGTTTCTGTTGTTAATGTTCATGGAACTTCATTTGAACGGTATTTAAAACTATTTTCTAGATCCGAAGTTTGGAATGAACTCTTTGACAATCGTTCTATCGAAATGCCAATATCAATCATTACGGATTTAGATGTTAAACCGTATGTTTATTACGAGACAAATCCGAAAGACATATTTTCTATTAAGACTTTTGAGAGATTAAATCAAATGTGTAGCACCTTAGAAATAGTACCTGATGATTTTCTAATGGAGGATTTAGAAATAGAATTTTCTACGTTAAATCAATTAGCCAAAAATTATAACTTTAAAGTGCCTGTTGATAAAAAAGAAGAACTTGAAACTATTTTAAAACTTCAAATAACCGAGGAATTTATTAGACAAACTATTGATAGTAAAAGAACATCAATTAGTGAAAAATATTCTGTTTATAATAGTAATCATCAAATTTTTATCACACCTGAATGGACTTTGGAATACAGCATAGCAAAGAGTAAACTATTTATAGAGCTTTTCACATCAATTCATAATTTAAGATATCAAAAGCCTTTTGAAGGAAAGTATCTAAAAATCTTTAATGATTATAAGGAGCATTTAGAGAGCTTAGAGGGCATCAATGACTTTACGGCACTAGAGATATTCTCACCAGTATTGAATAAACTTGTATCTAAAGCAGAACTTGCTCAGAATTTTAGTTTATTAATTTTACAGAAGTTTAAGGACGAAAAAGAAGACATGAAGACGAAGTTGTTAGAAGATCACTATTTCTTTTATTTAGTATCAGCTATATTGCACGCGACCAAAAAGTCAATAGACGATATTAGAGTAATTGATTCTTCTGAAGAAGGTAGTAAACAATGA
- the rnr gene encoding ribonuclease R, with translation MNLRDQLLEIIQTSDKALTVDQLTERLALESTDAFKELIRTLNTLEEEGLIGRTRTNRYGTLAVLGQAAGIISIHQRGFGFLSVEGETEDVFLPPDQLKDVYHGDTILVKKREDNRGKTEGVLLKVLKRGLSEFVGTYTLPSGRLDQFAFIEPDDKRINFWPVVNPDKSLGAVDGHKVVVRITKYPDGRFAGACDVVRIIGHKNDPGVDILSIVYKHGIPTEFPEDVIDQANAVPDEADENDFMGRVDLRNETIFTIDGEDAKDLDDAVHVKKLDNGNYELGVHIADVSHYVTEGSPLDVEAFERGTSVYLVDRVIPMLPHRLSNGICSLNPHVNRLTLSCVMEISPQNGKVVNHELFPSVIKTTERMTYTNVREIIERDDEATLERYEPYIPLFDLMAELAEVLRTRRNSRGAINFDFAEAKVVVDEEGKPADIVLRPRSVAEKLIEEFMLAANETVAEHFHKMDVPFIYRVHDNPKPDKLDFFFDFVANFGVHIERFKGQKVEPKTLQKILKAISGEPEEPVISTIMLRSMQQAKYDDVSLGHFGLATDFYTHFTSPIRRYPDLIVHRLMRTYAFNGDLSEKTIAKYEDRLDSIAEQASKRERRSVDAERETQSLKKAEYMESRLGEEFDGVVSGVTNFGMFIELPNTIEGLVRLQSMDDYYHFDESQLMLLGERTKRQFRIGDSVRVKVDAVNLDERTIDFTVVGMPKREQSRRRQPTTIKATEGRPKKDDKKGRGRDDKRPKRGKPGKPGKPGQAGKPSKPGEKPKTSQGRSALDLKKKDGQKRTGDAKRGAKKRR, from the coding sequence TTGAATTTACGTGACCAACTACTAGAAATCATTCAGACAAGCGACAAAGCTTTAACTGTCGACCAATTGACCGAGCGTCTCGCGCTCGAGTCGACGGATGCCTTTAAAGAGCTCATCCGCACCTTGAACACCCTCGAAGAAGAGGGTTTGATCGGCCGCACCCGGACGAACCGTTACGGGACGCTCGCCGTGCTCGGCCAAGCAGCGGGGATCATCTCGATCCACCAACGCGGCTTTGGCTTTTTATCGGTCGAAGGCGAGACGGAGGACGTGTTCCTTCCGCCCGACCAATTGAAAGACGTCTACCACGGGGATACGATACTCGTCAAAAAACGTGAGGACAACCGCGGCAAGACCGAGGGCGTGCTCCTCAAAGTATTGAAGCGCGGCTTGTCGGAATTCGTCGGGACGTATACGCTCCCGAGCGGACGCCTCGACCAGTTCGCCTTCATCGAGCCGGACGACAAGCGCATCAACTTCTGGCCGGTCGTCAACCCGGATAAATCGCTCGGTGCCGTCGATGGCCATAAAGTCGTCGTCCGCATCACGAAATATCCGGACGGACGTTTCGCCGGAGCGTGTGACGTCGTCCGCATCATCGGACACAAGAACGACCCAGGCGTCGACATCTTGTCGATCGTCTATAAGCACGGCATTCCGACGGAGTTCCCGGAAGATGTCATCGACCAGGCGAACGCCGTGCCGGACGAGGCCGATGAGAATGACTTCATGGGCCGCGTCGATCTTCGCAACGAGACGATTTTTACGATCGACGGCGAAGACGCGAAAGACTTGGACGATGCCGTCCACGTCAAGAAACTCGACAACGGTAACTATGAGCTCGGCGTCCATATCGCCGACGTGTCACATTACGTGACGGAAGGGTCACCGCTCGACGTCGAGGCGTTCGAACGGGGGACGAGTGTGTATCTCGTCGATCGCGTCATCCCGATGTTGCCGCACCGTCTCTCGAACGGGATCTGTTCGCTCAACCCGCACGTCAACCGGTTGACGCTCAGCTGCGTCATGGAGATCTCCCCACAAAACGGGAAGGTCGTCAACCATGAGCTGTTCCCGAGTGTCATCAAGACGACGGAGCGGATGACGTATACGAACGTCCGTGAAATCATCGAACGCGATGACGAAGCGACGCTCGAACGTTACGAGCCGTACATCCCGTTGTTCGACCTGATGGCCGAGCTCGCGGAAGTGCTCCGTACGCGCCGTAACTCGCGTGGTGCCATCAACTTCGATTTCGCCGAGGCCAAAGTCGTCGTCGACGAAGAAGGCAAACCGGCCGACATCGTCTTACGTCCACGCTCGGTCGCCGAGAAGTTGATCGAAGAGTTCATGCTCGCGGCCAACGAGACGGTCGCCGAACACTTCCACAAGATGGACGTGCCGTTCATCTATCGTGTCCACGATAACCCGAAACCAGACAAGCTCGATTTCTTCTTCGACTTCGTCGCGAACTTCGGTGTGCATATCGAGCGGTTCAAAGGCCAAAAGGTCGAACCGAAGACGCTTCAGAAGATTTTGAAGGCGATCTCGGGTGAACCGGAAGAGCCGGTCATCAGCACGATCATGCTCCGTTCGATGCAACAGGCGAAGTACGATGACGTCTCGCTCGGCCACTTCGGCCTCGCGACCGACTTCTATACGCACTTCACGTCGCCGATCCGTCGTTACCCGGACTTGATTGTCCATCGTCTCATGCGCACGTACGCCTTCAACGGTGACTTGTCAGAGAAGACGATTGCCAAGTACGAGGACCGTCTCGACTCCATCGCCGAACAGGCGTCGAAGCGCGAGCGTCGTTCGGTCGATGCCGAACGCGAGACGCAATCCTTGAAGAAAGCCGAGTACATGGAATCACGTCTCGGTGAAGAGTTCGACGGCGTCGTCAGCGGTGTCACGAACTTCGGAATGTTCATCGAGCTCCCGAACACGATTGAAGGACTCGTTCGTCTCCAGTCGATGGATGACTACTACCACTTCGACGAGTCGCAGCTCATGTTGCTCGGCGAGCGGACGAAACGTCAGTTCCGCATCGGTGACTCGGTGCGCGTCAAGGTCGACGCCGTCAACTTGGACGAGCGCACGATCGACTTCACCGTCGTCGGCATGCCGAAGCGGGAACAGTCGCGCCGTCGCCAACCGACGACGATCAAAGCGACGGAAGGTCGTCCGAAGAAGGATGACAAAAAAGGCCGCGGCCGTGACGACAAACGTCCGAAGCGCGGCAAACCGGGTAAACCAGGGAAACCGGGCCAAGCCGGGAAACCGTCGAAACCAGGCGAGAAACCGAAGACGTCGCAAGGACGCTCGGCACTCGACTTGAAAAAGAAAGACGGTCAAAAACGAACAGGCGACGCCAAACGCGGAGCGAAGAAGCGTCGTTGA
- a CDS encoding YitT family protein gives MKRQQQHLLRQQVWKKLQSISLKDIAWIIAGSFILAFGVNYFTVPNDFSEGGLLGVTIILYYMFGWDLGVTSIIGNGILFIVGYKLLDRRTMVYSVVAVIATSFFLSLTHSWGSPAEDKLLAAVYAGIMIGVGIGMVLRVGGTTGGGVIIARLMERYLHMSVAVSMFIIDAIVVGASGFILGEQVVLYTLIAIIIGSWVIDLVAEGLNIRKAVTIISDKQEELAVVLTETLGRSATIIHGHGYYTKQDKNMLYMIVDKRQIGPLKRIVEVTDPRAFVVIHQVKEVIGEGFSYPSR, from the coding sequence ATGAAACGTCAGCAACAACATCTATTGCGTCAACAAGTCTGGAAGAAGCTCCAATCGATTTCCTTGAAGGATATCGCCTGGATCATCGCCGGCTCATTCATTCTCGCGTTCGGGGTGAACTACTTCACCGTCCCGAACGATTTCTCGGAAGGCGGCCTGCTCGGGGTCACCATCATTCTGTATTACATGTTCGGCTGGGACCTCGGGGTCACGTCGATTATCGGGAACGGGATCTTATTCATCGTTGGTTATAAGCTGCTCGACCGCCGGACGATGGTCTATTCGGTCGTCGCCGTCATTGCGACGTCGTTCTTCCTCAGCTTGACCCATAGTTGGGGCAGCCCGGCCGAGGATAAACTGCTCGCGGCGGTCTATGCCGGAATCATGATCGGGGTCGGCATCGGTATGGTACTCCGCGTCGGTGGGACGACCGGGGGCGGGGTCATCATCGCCCGCCTCATGGAGCGGTATTTGCACATGAGCGTCGCCGTGTCGATGTTCATCATCGATGCCATCGTCGTCGGAGCGTCAGGCTTTATCCTCGGGGAGCAGGTCGTGCTCTATACGTTGATTGCCATCATCATCGGCTCGTGGGTCATCGACCTCGTTGCCGAAGGACTCAACATCCGTAAGGCCGTCACCATCATCAGCGACAAGCAAGAAGAGCTCGCCGTCGTGTTGACGGAGACGCTCGGCCGCTCGGCGACGATTATCCACGGTCACGGCTACTATACGAAGCAGGATAAGAACATGCTGTATATGATCGTCGACAAGCGTCAAATCGGTCCGCTCAAGCGAATCGTTGAAGTGACCGATCCACGTGCCTTCGTCGTCATCCACCAAGTGAAAGAGGTCATCGGGGAAGGGTTCAGCTACCCATCTCGATAA
- a CDS encoding alpha/beta hydrolase, translated as MKITAPKPFFFEGGPRAVLMLHGFTGSSADVRMLGRFLQKEGYTCMGPQYRGHAVPPEELLQYGPADWWEDVMNAYQSLKDKGYEEIAVCGLSLGGVMSLRLASQENVKGVIPMCAPTGIDAEDRLYKGVQAYAREYKSREDKSPEQIEQEMADFKPMPTLKDLRAFVRDTTTKLEDIFVPALVVQGAKDRMVDPESAHEIYEAINAFQKELLMFEESGHVITLDKEKEKLHQDVLDFLETLDWSV; from the coding sequence ATGAAGATTACAGCACCGAAACCGTTCTTCTTTGAAGGCGGACCACGTGCCGTGTTGATGTTACATGGCTTTACCGGATCGAGCGCGGATGTCCGCATGCTCGGTCGTTTCCTGCAAAAAGAAGGCTATACGTGTATGGGTCCCCAGTACCGGGGTCATGCCGTCCCGCCGGAAGAATTGCTCCAGTACGGACCGGCGGACTGGTGGGAAGACGTCATGAACGCCTACCAGTCGTTGAAAGATAAAGGCTATGAGGAGATTGCCGTCTGTGGCCTCTCGCTCGGCGGCGTCATGTCACTCCGTCTCGCTTCACAGGAGAACGTCAAAGGTGTCATCCCGATGTGCGCCCCGACCGGAATCGATGCCGAGGATCGGTTATACAAAGGAGTCCAAGCCTATGCTCGAGAATATAAATCTCGAGAAGACAAATCGCCTGAGCAGATCGAACAGGAGATGGCGGACTTCAAACCGATGCCGACGCTCAAGGATCTCCGTGCCTTCGTCCGTGACACGACGACAAAACTTGAAGATATTTTCGTCCCGGCGCTCGTCGTCCAAGGGGCGAAAGATCGCATGGTCGATCCCGAATCTGCACACGAGATTTACGAGGCGATTAACGCGTTCCAAAAAGAACTGCTCATGTTCGAGGAGTCGGGACACGTGATCACACTCGATAAAGAAAAAGAGAAACTGCACCAGGACGTGCTCGATTTTCTCGAAACGTTAGACTGGTCAGTTTGA
- a CDS encoding UvrD-helicase domain-containing protein — protein MISSFKESLLSEIESCLLSDNIHFSSQQKEVLRNNNSVNVIAGPGSGKTTVLIAKCALLLKSENHKDKGICVITHTNVAVDEIKSGLKKAGINEISHPNFVGTIQDFIIQYFSRKAFHLFLKDTEMKILDTEEYYNQFCKVFSVLKPAEYSYYPPRLYFAIQMCTIMQRKVQNFASWVLVFRQRMRDTITVTCEI, from the coding sequence ATGATTAGTTCTTTTAAAGAATCTTTGTTAAGTGAGATTGAAAGCTGTTTGTTATCAGATAATATCCATTTTTCATCGCAACAAAAGGAAGTCCTTCGTAACAATAACAGTGTAAATGTTATTGCGGGCCCAGGGTCTGGGAAAACAACGGTTCTGATAGCTAAGTGCGCATTGCTATTAAAAAGCGAAAATCATAAAGATAAAGGAATTTGTGTGATTACTCATACAAACGTTGCGGTTGATGAAATAAAGTCGGGCTTAAAAAAAGCTGGAATAAACGAAATTAGTCATCCAAATTTTGTAGGGACTATTCAGGATTTTATTATTCAGTACTTTTCTAGAAAAGCTTTTCACTTATTTTTGAAAGACACAGAAATGAAGATATTGGACACTGAAGAGTACTACAATCAATTTTGTAAGGTTTTTTCTGTTCTAAAGCCAGCTGAATATAGTTATTATCCGCCACGGCTGTATTTTGCAATACAAATGTGCACAATAATGCAACGAAAAGTACAGAACTTTGCCAGCTGGGTTTTAGTGTTTCGACAACGCATGCGTGACACGATAACTGTCACCTGTGAAATTTAA